In Fusobacterium sp. FSA-380-WT-3A, the sequence CTACATATGATTTAGAATTCTTTAGAGTAGATACACCAAAAGCTCCTAAATATTCTGCAGAAGATTTATATACAATAGTTCCTATAAATCAAAAGAAAACATATGATATATATGAAGTTATAGCTCGTCTATTTGATAACTCAGAATTTACTGAGTATAAAAAAGGATTTGGACCAGAAATAGTAACAGGTATGGCTAAAGTCAATGGATTATTAGTTGGAGTTGTTGCTAATGTACAAGGTTTATTAATGAAATATCCTGAATATAAAGAAAATTCAATTGGAATTGGAGGAAAGTTATATCGTCAAGGATTAATTAAAATGAATGAATTTGTAACTCTTTGTGGAAGAGATAAATTACCAATCGTATGGATTCAAGATACATCTGGAATAGATGTAGGTGATGATGCTGAAAAAGCTGAATTATTAGGATTAGGTCAATCTTTAATTTATTCAATTGAAAATTCAAATGTTCCTCAATTTGAAGTTACATTAAGAAAAGGAAGTGCAGCAGCTCACTATGTATTAGGAGGACCACAAGGAAATAATACTAACGTATTTACAGTAGGAACTGCAGCAACAGAAATGTATGTAATGAATGGTGAAACAGCTTCAATAGCTATGTATTCAAGAAAATTAGCTAAGGATAAAAAAGCTGGTAAAGACTTACAACCTACAATAGATAAAATGAATGCTTTAATAGATAAATTTACTGCAGAATCAAGACCAAAAGCATGTGCAGTAGCAGGAATGGTTGATGAAATAGTTGATATGACAATGATTCGTCCATATATTGAAGCATTTGTAGAAGCAGCATATCAAAATCCAAAAGCAATTTGTGCATTCCATCAAATGTTATTACCAAGAGCTACTCGTGATTTTGATAATTACACAAAAAAATAATAAAAAAATAGAATTACAATAGCAATATTTCACCTTGTAAGAGGTGAAATATTGTTCTATTATATAAAATGTAAGAAAAGAAGGAAACGGAGGAAATTAATGTACACAATGGGAATTGATATTGGTTCTACTGCATCTAAAAGTGTTATACTTAAAGATGGAAAAGAGATTATCAGTAAAGCCGTTATTAATGTAGGAGCAGGTACAAGTGGTCCAGGTAGAGTTATAGAAGAAGTAACTAAGCAAGTTGGACTAAAAAGAGAAGATATTGATTGTGTTTTAGCTACTGGATATGGACGTAATTCACTTTTAGAGTGGGCAGATTATCAAATGAGTGAATTAAGTTGTCATGCAAAAGGAGCTAGCTATCTATTTCCAAATGTAAAAACAGTAATTGATATTGGAGGTCAAGACGCAAAAGTATTAAAAGTAGGACCTAATGGAGTATTAATTAACTTTGTAATGAATGATAAATGTGCAGCAGGAACAGGAAGATTTTTAGATGTAATGGCTAAAGTCTTAGAAGTTAAGGTTAGCGATTTGCAAACTTTATCTGCTGAATCGACAAAGGATGTAAGTATAAGCTCAACTTGTACAGTATTTGCTGAATCAGAAGTTATATCTCAATTAGCAAAAGGAACAG encodes:
- a CDS encoding acyl-CoA carboxylase subunit beta, whose protein sequence is MNNYSMPRYFQNMPTVGKPLATANSENIEALKAIELDIHETIKTVQAEGRTDESLNESGQMTALQRIAALVDKGTWCPLNTIYNPEGNSNGSTGIVKGLGRINGKWAVIVASDNKKLAGAWVAGQADNLLRASDTAKTLRIPLVYVLNCSGVKFDEQNKVYPNRRGGGTPFFRNAELQQLGIPVIVGIYGTNPAGGGYHSISPTVIIAHRNANMAVGGAGIVGGMNPKGFIDMESAEQIAEATAKAGKQNPPGSVSIHFNETGFMREVYQEELGVIEGIKKYIDMLPTYDLEFFRVDTPKAPKYSAEDLYTIVPINQKKTYDIYEVIARLFDNSEFTEYKKGFGPEIVTGMAKVNGLLVGVVANVQGLLMKYPEYKENSIGIGGKLYRQGLIKMNEFVTLCGRDKLPIVWIQDTSGIDVGDDAEKAELLGLGQSLIYSIENSNVPQFEVTLRKGSAAAHYVLGGPQGNNTNVFTVGTAATEMYVMNGETASIAMYSRKLAKDKKAGKDLQPTIDKMNALIDKFTAESRPKACAVAGMVDEIVDMTMIRPYIEAFVEAAYQNPKAICAFHQMLLPRATRDFDNYTKK
- the hgdC gene encoding (R)-2-hydroxyglutaryl-CoA dehydratase activase HgdC, which produces MYTMGIDIGSTASKSVILKDGKEIISKAVINVGAGTSGPGRVIEEVTKQVGLKREDIDCVLATGYGRNSLLEWADYQMSELSCHAKGASYLFPNVKTVIDIGGQDAKVLKVGPNGVLINFVMNDKCAAGTGRFLDVMAKVLEVKVSDLQTLSAESTKDVSISSTCTVFAESEVISQLAKGTDKRDIIKGIHRSVAGRVGGLAKRVGLEDDLVMTGGVALNGGVVKAMSEELGKEVKTSPLTQFTGAIGAALFAYQKIQRSE